One Phragmites australis chromosome 23, lpPhrAust1.1, whole genome shotgun sequence DNA window includes the following coding sequences:
- the LOC133906802 gene encoding signal peptidase complex subunit 1-like — protein sequence MDWQGQKRAEMLMQLLLVASAAAAFLAGYVLADFQLMLLVYSGGVVLTALVTVPNWPFFNRNPLKWLDAAEAERHPRPQVSAGGASGASGGKKKSGKNK from the coding sequence ATGGATTGGCAGGGGCAGAAGCGCGCGGAGATGCtgatgcagctgctgctggtggCGTCGGCCGCGGCGGCGTTCCTGGCCGGGTACGTGCTGGCGGACTTCCAGCTCATGCTGCTCGTCTACTCCGGCGGGGTCGTGCTCACTGCGCTCGTCACCGTCCCCAACTGGCCCTTCTTCAACCGCAACCCGCTCAAGTGGCTCGACGCCGCCGAGGCCGAGCGCCACCCGCGCCCACAGGTCAGCGCCGGCGGAGCCTCCGGGGCGTCAGGGGGTAAGAAGAAGTCCGGGAAGAACAAGTAG